A single window of Populus nigra chromosome 17, ddPopNigr1.1, whole genome shotgun sequence DNA harbors:
- the LOC133677430 gene encoding flocculation protein FLO11-like yields MMMSSSSNNNNGNYRSVNGSLRESLVGGRNIPVGSQYHRRGHSLTGGGVFSKDNHNKDENLDLFSKNRRSLSVASSDESSDVSVKLGRLSVGPGKLARSGIDDLLSSEGGKHDYDWLLTPPGTPLFPSSEGSESQPTLVAPRSSSLARSASTTKAASRLSVSQSQSYHSSRPARSSSVTRPSISSSQYSTYSSNRSSSILNTSSASVSSYTRPSSPVSRTPSIARPSTPSARPTPSRSSTPSRARPVPTSSSIDKTRPSQNSRPSTPSSRGQIPANLSTAPTRSNSRPSTPTRRNPAPSSSTASSPSTSAGRVLSNNRIPGPTSRPNSPSPRVRPQQPVVPPDFPLDTPPNLRTTLPDRPLSAGRSRPNVHATMKGNPETVGSVIAPRRHSSPIVSRGRLTEPSGKGRVHSNGHIADAPEPRKVSHVSELGMRKPVKSSSTASESTGFGRTISKKSLDMAIRHMDLRNGTGSTRSLSSTTLFPQSIRSATPKTHSARSRSAPESINNGNLQNGDVLENESYFSRATEIRREANDGQRYSAKLSEVVDICESSRYEAILLKEDLKNTDWLHSIDDKSDQGPFFDNGFEPLPEPFGLL; encoded by the exons atgatgatgagtagtagtagtaataataataacggTAATTATAGGAGTGTTAATGGGAGTTTGAGAGAGTCTTTAGTGGGAGGGAGAAATATTCCGGTGGGGTCCCAGTACCACCGCCGAGGTCATAGTTTGACAGGCGGCGGTGTTTTTTCTAAAGATAATCACAACAAGGATGAGAACTTGGATCTCTTCTCCAAGAACCGCCGCAGTCTCTCTGTCGCCTCCTCCGATGAATCTTCTGATG TTTCAGTGAAATTGGGGAGACTTTCAGTTGGACCAGGCAAACTTGCGAGGAGTGGGATCGATGATCTGTTATCATCAGAAGGAGGGAAGCATGATTATGATTG GCTTCTCACTCCCCCTGGAACTCCTCTTTTTCCTTCATCAGAAGGAAGTGAATCACAACCAACTTTAGTGGCTCCACGAAGCAGTTCTTTGGCTAGATCAGCTTCTACTACCAAGGCGGCATCTAGG CTTTCAGTTTCACAATCACAGAGTTACCATTCCTCAAGGCCAGCTAGAAGCAGCTCAGTGACTCGACCTTCTATATCTTCTTCACAATACAGTACCTATTCCTCAAATAGGTCCTCTTCAATCCTAAATACAAGCTCAGCCTCTGTCTCATCTTATACTAGACCATCCTCCCCAGTCTCCCGCACACCATCTATAGCAAGACCTTCCACACCATCAGCCCGCCCGACACCATCACGTTCCTCAACTCCATCAAGAGCTCGTCCAGTCCCCACCAGCTCTTCAATTGACAAGACTCGACCCTCTCAAAATTCAAGACCCTCAACTCCAAGTTCTAGGGGACAAATTCCTGCAAACTTGAGTACAGCACCCACTAGATCAAATTCTCGTCCATCAACTCCCACACGTCGGAACCCAGCACCTTCCTCATCCACTGCCTCAAGCCCTTCAACTTCTGCTGGACGAGTTCTTTCAAATAATCGCATTCCTGGACCAACATCCCGACCAAATTCCCCAAGCCCTCGAGTCCGTCCACAACAGCCAGTTGTTCCTCCTGATTTTCCTCTTGACACACCTCCAAACCTCAGAACAACTTTGCCAGACAGGCCACTTTCTGCAGGCAGGTCCCGGCCAAATGTTCATGCAACTATGAAGGGTAACCCAGAAACTGTAGGCTCTGTGATTGCACCAAGAAGACACTCATCTCCAATTGTCTCACGGGGAAGACTCACAGAGCCATCTGGAAAGGGCCGTGTGCATAGTAATGGGCATATTGCTGATGCACCTGAGCCTCGAAAGGTCTCGCATGTGTCAGAATTAGGAATGAGAAAACCTGTGAAATCATCATCAACAGCCTCAGAGAGCACTGGGTTTGGGAGGACTATATCTAAGAAGTCTCTGGATATGGCCATCAGGCATATG GACTTAAGAAATGGCACAGGGAGCACCCGATCGCTTTCAAGCACCACCCTCTTCCCTCAGAGCATTAGATCTGCCACTCCCAAGACCCACTCTGCCCGTTCCAGGAGTGCTCCAGAATCCATCAACAATGGAAATTTGCAAAATGGAGATGTTTTGGAAAATGAAAGCTACTTCAGCAGGGCTACCGAAATCAGGCGTGAAGCTAATGATGGACAACGATACTCTGCAAAATTGAGTGAAGTTGTTGACATCTGCGAAAGCTCTCGTTATGAAGCAATATTACTCAAAGAGGATTTAAAGAACACGGACTGGCTGCACAGTATTGATGATAAATCTGATCAAGGACCCTTCTTTGATAACGGGTTTGAGCCTCTGCCTGAACCTTTCGGCCTCTTATAA